From a region of the Nonlabens sp. Hel1_33_55 genome:
- a CDS encoding amidophosphoribosyltransferase, which produces MSDQLKHECGIALIRLLKPLEYYKEKYGTAFYGINKMYLMMEKQHNRGQDGAGFASIKLDVKPGQRYISRVRSNAAQPIQDIFAQINSRINEEMAANPKLKDDVAGQKTSIPYVGELLMGHVRYGTFGKNSIESVHPFLRQNNWMHRNLIMAGNFNMTNVFKLFNKLVELGQHPKDMADTVTVMEKVGHFQDNEVRKLYKKFKNAGLSKMEASPKIAAEINVAKILRKSARDWDGGYAMGGLMGHGDAFLLRDPAGIRPAYYYQDDEVVVVASERPVIQTAFNAKFEDVHELDPGKAIIIKKNGSVSLEQISEPLERKACSFERIYFSRGSDAEIYQERKMLGRLLFPKIMEKIDNDIDNSVFSYIPNTAETSFYGMIEAAHQVLNEQKRDAIIAGEGNLTAEQVEQTLSRKLRTEKIAIKDAKLRTFITEDSSRDDLVAHVYDVTYGVVKPTDHLVIIDDSIVRGTTLKKSILKMMDRLNPKSIVVVSSAPQIRYPDCYGIDMARLEGLIAFQAALHLHKDRGTEKIIKDIYEKCKLQLEYEDRDVINYVQEFYAPFTDEEISDKIAELLSEEGLNAKVEIIYQKVEDLHKACPKNLGDWYFTGDYPTDGGNRVVNRAFINFYEGNDERAY; this is translated from the coding sequence ATGAGCGACCAGTTAAAACATGAGTGTGGAATTGCCTTGATCAGGTTATTGAAGCCGTTGGAATATTATAAGGAAAAGTATGGTACCGCTTTTTATGGTATCAACAAAATGTACCTTATGATGGAAAAGCAGCACAACCGTGGTCAGGACGGCGCTGGTTTTGCCAGTATCAAACTAGATGTAAAACCAGGTCAGCGTTACATCTCAAGAGTACGTAGCAATGCGGCACAGCCCATTCAAGACATCTTTGCACAAATCAACAGTCGCATCAATGAAGAAATGGCTGCCAATCCTAAACTCAAAGATGATGTTGCCGGTCAAAAGACTAGCATTCCCTATGTAGGTGAACTATTGATGGGTCACGTGCGTTATGGAACTTTTGGAAAGAATTCCATTGAATCTGTTCACCCTTTCTTACGTCAAAACAACTGGATGCACCGTAACCTGATTATGGCTGGGAATTTCAATATGACCAACGTATTCAAGCTTTTCAATAAGCTGGTAGAGTTAGGTCAGCATCCTAAGGACATGGCAGACACCGTCACGGTCATGGAAAAAGTAGGTCATTTCCAAGATAACGAGGTGCGTAAACTATACAAGAAGTTTAAAAACGCAGGGCTTTCCAAAATGGAGGCCTCACCTAAGATTGCTGCAGAAATAAATGTCGCAAAAATCTTGCGCAAAAGTGCTCGCGACTGGGATGGTGGTTACGCGATGGGAGGTTTGATGGGTCATGGTGATGCCTTTTTACTGCGCGATCCGGCCGGAATACGCCCAGCTTATTACTATCAGGATGATGAAGTAGTTGTAGTAGCGAGCGAGCGACCTGTAATCCAGACAGCATTCAATGCAAAGTTTGAAGATGTACATGAGTTGGATCCTGGTAAAGCGATCATCATCAAGAAAAACGGTAGCGTTTCTTTAGAGCAGATAAGCGAGCCATTGGAGCGCAAAGCCTGCTCTTTTGAGCGCATCTATTTCTCTCGTGGTAGCGACGCAGAAATTTATCAAGAGCGCAAGATGCTGGGAAGATTATTGTTCCCTAAGATCATGGAAAAGATCGATAACGACATCGACAATAGCGTTTTCTCTTACATCCCAAACACCGCTGAAACCTCATTCTACGGAATGATTGAAGCTGCGCATCAGGTTTTGAACGAGCAAAAAAGAGATGCCATCATCGCAGGTGAAGGCAATCTAACTGCAGAGCAAGTGGAGCAAACGCTTTCGCGAAAGCTGCGTACCGAAAAGATAGCGATCAAAGATGCCAAATTGAGAACCTTCATCACTGAGGATTCCTCACGCGACGATCTTGTAGCGCACGTATATGATGTAACCTACGGTGTTGTAAAACCTACCGACCATTTAGTGATTATCGACGATTCCATCGTACGTGGTACAACACTGAAAAAATCTATTCTGAAAATGATGGATCGGTTGAATCCTAAAAGTATTGTGGTCGTCTCTAGCGCACCGCAAATACGTTATCCAGATTGTTATGGAATCGACATGGCAAGACTGGAAGGATTGATTGCATTTCAAGCAGCACTTCATCTACACAAAGATCGCGGCACCGAAAAGATCATTAAAGATATTTATGAAAAGTGCAAACTTCAATTAGAATATGAAGATCGCGATGTCATCAATTACGTTCAAGAATTCTACGCGCCATTTACAGATGAAGAGATCTCTGATAAAATAGCAGAATTACTTTCTGAAGAAGGCCTCAACGCCAAAGTAGAAATCATCTACCAAAAAGTAGAAGACCTTCATAAAGCATGTCCTAAAAATCTTGGCGACTGGTATTTTACAGGTGATTACCCAACAGATGGTGGTAACCGTGTTGTTAATCGCGCCTTTATCAATTTCTATGAAGGAAATGATGAGAGGGCTTATTAA
- a CDS encoding superoxide dismutase has translation MAFELPKLDYAYDALEPHIDAKTMEIHHTKHHQGYTDKLNNAIKGTDHEGKTIENILNSLDMENKAVRNNGGGFYNHKLFWNIMSPNGGGEPSGELATAIDKKFGSFADFKTKFSETAKGQFGSGWAFLCVHEGGKLDVCGCPNQDNPLMPNTGCGGTPILGLDVWEHAYYLNYQNRRPDYVEAFFNVINWEEVSKLYAQNK, from the coding sequence ATGGCTTTTGAATTACCGAAGTTAGATTATGCATACGATGCATTAGAACCACATATAGATGCTAAAACTATGGAAATACACCATACAAAGCATCACCAAGGATATACCGATAAATTGAACAATGCCATCAAAGGCACGGATCATGAAGGAAAAACTATCGAGAATATCCTGAATTCACTGGATATGGAAAACAAAGCAGTTAGAAATAACGGTGGTGGTTTCTATAATCACAAATTGTTCTGGAATATCATGTCTCCAAATGGTGGTGGCGAGCCATCTGGCGAGCTAGCAACCGCGATTGACAAGAAATTTGGAAGTTTTGCAGATTTCAAAACAAAATTCTCTGAAACTGCCAAAGGACAATTTGGTTCAGGATGGGCATTTTTATGTGTGCATGAAGGTGGAAAACTAGATGTATGCGGCTGTCCTAATCAAGACAACCCATTGATGCCAAATACTGGCTGCGGTGGAACTCCTATTTTAGGATTAGATGTATGGGAACACGCTTACTACCTAAATTACCAAAACAGAAGACCAGATTATGTTGAAGCATTCTTCAATGTGATCAATTGGGAAGAAGTTTCTAAATTATATGCTCAGAATAAGTAG